Proteins found in one Drosophila busckii strain San Diego stock center, stock number 13000-0081.31 chromosome 2R, ASM1175060v1, whole genome shotgun sequence genomic segment:
- the LOC108595137 gene encoding uncharacterized protein LOC108595137: MMKNYTALLLLLGALSGALAASNVTAPMDDYVRQSQRQYDARLKQMEDELAAFRKTYAKQLESINVDTEQLQLKLEETSARLAPMELIDQWHKQCVQNYSATIPTIYTVRTALTSCKVAAENQINNVLSSATSNYNSLKSYYNNNLQTMLKNCEKQHPTSQVNYTNCVISAIDTTNTYTMNMQKSFNTNMQAAECTADTRVKTAWECAFNTVYSTSSTLGTSLRLIDDCIANRLACASVSCSSRCSNKMALNFASEDFNNSTIRNPFQGLNSQIGCMEVLFAPKLY, translated from the exons ATGATGAAGAACTACACAgctttgctattgctgctgggcGCGCTAAGTGGCGCTCTGGCCGCCAGCAATGTGACTGCACCCATGGATGACTATGTGCGTCAAAGTCAGCGCCAGTACGATGCGCGGCTCAAGCAAATGGAGGATGAACTGGCAGCCTTTCGCAAGACCTATGCCAAGCAGCTGGAGTCCATAAATGTGGATACcgaacagctgcagctgaagctggaggAGACCTCGGCACGTCTGGCTCCCATGGAGCTGATCGATCAGTGGCACAAGCAGTGTGTGCAAAACTATAGCGCCACCATACCCACCATCTATACAGTGCGCACTGCTCTAACCAGCTGCAAGGTAGCTGCAGAAAATCAGATCAACAATGTGCTCTCCAGTGCGACGAGCAACTACAACAGCTTAAAGagctactacaacaacaatctgCAGACTATGCTGAAGAACTGTGAGAAGCAGCATCCCACATCCCAAGTCAACTACACAAACTGTGTCATCAGCGCA atcGATACAACCAATACCTATACCATGAATATGCAAAAGAGCTTTAACACCAATATGCAAGCAGCTGAGTGCACTGCAGACACGCGCGTTAAAACTGCCTGGGAATGTGCCTTCAATACCGTCTATAGCACCAGCAGCACTTTGGGCACATCCCTGCGTCTCATTGATGATTGCATTGCCAATCGCCTGGCCTGCGCTTCCGTTTCCTGCTCTAgtcgctgcagcaacaaaatggctTTGAACTTTGCCAGCGAGGATTTCAACAACTCCACCATAAGAAATCCATTCCAGGGACTCAACAGCCAAATTGGCTGCATGGAAGTGCTTTTCGCTCCAAAACTttactaa